The Rhizobium rhododendri nucleotide sequence CTGATGCTGGTCATCTCCTCGCCATCGGGCGCCGGCAAATCGACCATTGCCCGCACGCTGCTGGCCGACGACAAGCAACTCAGCCTCTCCGTCAGCGTCACCACGCGCCAGCGTCGCCCGAGTGAAATCGCCGATGTCCACTACCACTTCGTCTCGCAGCGCGAGTTCGAGCGGATGCGCGATGCCGATGCACTTCTGGAATGGGCAGAGGTTCATGGCAATTTCTACGGCACGCCGCGCGAGCCTGTCGAGACGGCGATGGCCGAGGGCCGCGACATGCTGTTCGATATCGACTGGCAGGGCGCCCAACAGTTGCAGGACAAGATGGCGGCAGACGTGGTCTCGGTCTTCATCCTGCCGCCGACCATGACGGAACTTCAGTCCCGACTGCATCGCCGTGCCGAAGACTCGGAGGCGGTGATTGCGACGCGGCTGCAGAATTCCCGCGCCGAAATCGAGCACTGGCGGGAGTACGATTATGTTCTGGTCAACGAGGATCTGAACACAGCCTTCGATTCGGTGCAGTCGATCGTCAAGGCCGAGCGTCTGCGCCGCGACCGTCGCCATGGTATGTTCGATTTCATTCGGGGCTTGCTGGAAGAAGTGCCGAAACTCTAGAGGCAGTTCGCCAGCCGGCAGAACTCTTCCACGGACAATGTTTCGGCCCGCCTTGTCGGGTCGATGTCGGCGCGCGCCAGCAGCACTTCCCCACCGAGCGATTTGACACTCTGGCGCAGCATCTTGCGGCGCTGGCCAAAAGCCGCCTCGGTGACACGCTCGAGCTTAGCGACGGAGCAGGGGATCGGGTTTTCGCGAGGTGTCAGGTGGATCACCGACGAGGTGACCTTGGGCGGCGGCGTGAAAGCCTGCGGCGAGATATCGAAAGCCGCGTAGGCCTCCGTGCGCCAGCCACAGATCACGCCCAGTCGTCCGTAATGATTGTCGCCCTCGGCAGCGACGATGCGCTGGCCGACTTCCTTCTGGAACATCAGTGTCAGCGATTGCCAGAACGGCGGCCAAACGGCTGGCAGCAGCCAGTTCAGCAGCAACTGTGTGCCAACATTGTAGGGGAGGTTGGCGATGACCCGCACGGGGCCATCTGTCGCCAGCGCGGCAAAGTCGATCTTCAGCGCATCGCCTTCGATCACCTCCAACCGGCCGGGATAATGGGCAGCAATCTCCGCTAGCGCCGGCAGGCAGCGCGGGTCGCGCTCGATGGCTATGACCTTCTTGGCACCGAGCGCTAAGATTGCCCGCGTCAGTCCCCCGGGACCGGGCCCGACCTCGATGACGGTAACGCCCTCAAGGTTGCCGGCCGTCCGCGCCACGCGCTGCGTCAGGTTGAGGTCGAGAATGAAATTCTGTCCCAGCGCCTTGCGTGCATCGAGCCCAAACCGCTCGATGACATCGCGAAGGGGAGGCAGCCCGTCGAGAGCGGCCATCAGGCAGATATCCTGTCGACACGGGCAAGGTCGGCAGCAAGCTTCAGGGCTGCCACGAGACTGTCCGCCTTGGCAATGCCCTTGCCGGCAATGCCGAAGGCGGTGCCGTGGTCCGGCGATGTGCGGACGAAGGGAAGGCCGAGCGTCACGTTGACGGAGTCGTCGAACCCGAGCGCTTTGGCCGGGATCAGCGCCTGGTCATGATACATGCAGATAGCCACATCGTAGCGATGGCGTGCGTCGTCGTGGAACATGGTGTCGGCCGGAAGCGGGCCGAAGGCGTCGATACCCTCGGCGCGCAATACCTCGATGGCGGGGTGGATGATGTCCTTGTCCTCGCTACCGAGCGTCCCGTCCTCGCCGGCATGAGGATTGAGCCCGGCTACAGCAAGCCGGGGGCGGGCAATGCCGAAACGGGCCTTGAGATCGGCGTGCGTAATCCGGCAGGTCTCGATGATGAGGTCTGCTGTCAGCGCTGTCGGCACGTCCTTCAGGGGAATGTGGATCGTTACCGGTATGGCTCGTAATTTCGGGCCGGCCAGCATCATCACAGGCATGAAGCGCTTGCCGCTGTGGCGGCCTGCAAGGTCCGCCAGAAATTCCGTATGGCCGGGAAAGCCGAAGCCGGCCTCGTATAGCACGGACTTGGCAATCGGGTTCGTCACGACAGCTGCAGCCTCTCCTGCCATTGTCAGCTGTACGGCAGTCTCGATCGCAGCGATGGTGCCGCGCGCGGTCGAAACATGCGGCACGCCAGCAGCCACGTCGACACCCGAAGCCACCGGCAGAACCGGCAGCGCGGTGGCGAAGATCGAGCAGGCCTGCGCAGCATCGCATTCCCGAAGGGGAATCTCCCGTCCCAGCAACCGGGCGCGTACGCCGAGGGCAGCCGGATCGCCGATGAAAAGGAACGGCGCAAGCCCCAGCTCCGTGCGGCGCATCCACGCGTCAAGCGTTATGTCGAGGCCTATGCCGGCAGGGTCGCCCTGGGTAAGCGCCAGTGGCCGGGTGTTGAACGCTGTCATCCGAAGAGATCAGCGGTAGATGATCTGCGCCTTGGAGCGCAGTTCATCCACGTATTTCTTCTCGTTGCCGGTGGCCTCGCCCTGGGCGTTCTTGCCAAGATCTTCCTGGCGGAAGACGGCAGCGGCGGCGACATCGTCGCTGACCTGACGCTTGGAGCAAATGGCCAGATACTCGACGCCACGGTCCGTGACGATGGAAGACGTTGTGTTGCCGGTCGCGCCCTCGACCAGCGGCTTCCACTGGGTTGGCAGTTCCGGCGCAAGAACGCGGCCGAGGTCGCGCACCGAGACGTCATGCATCGTGGCGGCAAACACCTTGGCCTGCTCGCATCCCGGGAATTTGGCGCGCGAGGCATCTGCTTCGGCCTTGCGCTTGGCTTCCAGCGTTCCCTTCTTGGCGGCGGGGACCACGAAGATCACCTGCTTGAGGAAATATTCCGTGGTCGACGTGTTGTTCTTGTTCTGCGTCATGCGGGTGATGAGCTCGTCGGGCGACAGCTTGCCGCTGGCGCCGAAGCGCGCATTCAGAACGCGTGGCCAGCTCATCTGGATGGCGATATAAGCTTTGAAGTGTGCGGGCGTGACGCCGGTCTTTGTGAGGACCTCGTTCAGCTGCTCCGTCTTCATCTTGTTGCTTGCGGCAAAGCGGGCATAGGAAGCATCGACATCCGTTGTCGACACCGACATGCGAACGCGCTGGATTTCCTGGCGCTTCAGCAGTTCCGTGACCAGCTGCTCCTTGGCGAGCTTGGGCAAGTCGCCCGTCTGGTGCTGCAGGCGCATGAAGTTGATACGCTTGGCGATGTCGCCGCTGGTGATGACTTCATTGTTGACGAGGACCTTGACCTCGCTGGTGCCCGATGCGACGGCCGGAGGAGCGCCCCGCTGTTGTGGCGCAGCCTGGCCCGAGATCGGCAGTGATGTGGCAATGGCCAAGGCGACAGCGCCGGTTAAAATGGCGCGTACCGGGTTCTGTCCAGCAAACATCGACTATCCCTCTCAAAGGTCCCAGCGGTTGGCCGCTCCTGTCCCGGACGTATCCGGACGGGCCAACGTTTCCTGCCGACCATCTACAGCAAGGCTATGGAATTGCACAATCCTTGCGGCGAAACAATGACACGGATTTTGCACGGAATGGGATCTTTGGGCAGCGATATAACGGTGACCGGATGGAAATCCGGTCACCGTGCGCTTGATGCTAGAAGGTGGTGTCCGACGCGCTGCCGACATTGATGTCGCCAAGGGTACGGAAGGTGATCTTGGCACCGATGGACCAGTCGCTGGCGGTCTGGTCTACGCTGTCGCTTTTCGACAGGTAGGAGATGCTGAAGATTGTGCATTCGTCGCTGTAGGAAAGTCCGACGCCACGACGCGTCACATCGTTGTTGTTCAGGTCGTAGCTGACCGTCCCGAAGATCGCCCAGTAGTCCTTGAAGTTGATCTGGGCGCGTGTCTGGATTTCGTCGTTGTCGGAGGTGAAGCCGTATTCGGGCTGC carries:
- the gmk gene encoding guanylate kinase, which encodes MNTAISPSLPIARRGLMLVISSPSGAGKSTIARTLLADDKQLSLSVSVTTRQRRPSEIADVHYHFVSQREFERMRDADALLEWAEVHGNFYGTPREPVETAMAEGRDMLFDIDWQGAQQLQDKMAADVVSVFILPPTMTELQSRLHRRAEDSEAVIATRLQNSRAEIEHWREYDYVLVNEDLNTAFDSVQSIVKAERLRRDRRHGMFDFIRGLLEEVPKL
- the rsmA gene encoding 16S rRNA (adenine(1518)-N(6)/adenine(1519)-N(6))-dimethyltransferase RsmA, with amino-acid sequence MAALDGLPPLRDVIERFGLDARKALGQNFILDLNLTQRVARTAGNLEGVTVIEVGPGPGGLTRAILALGAKKVIAIERDPRCLPALAEIAAHYPGRLEVIEGDALKIDFAALATDGPVRVIANLPYNVGTQLLLNWLLPAVWPPFWQSLTLMFQKEVGQRIVAAEGDNHYGRLGVICGWRTEAYAAFDISPQAFTPPPKVTSSVIHLTPRENPIPCSVAKLERVTEAAFGQRRKMLRQSVKSLGGEVLLARADIDPTRRAETLSVEEFCRLANCL
- the pdxA gene encoding 4-hydroxythreonine-4-phosphate dehydrogenase PdxA is translated as MTAFNTRPLALTQGDPAGIGLDITLDAWMRRTELGLAPFLFIGDPAALGVRARLLGREIPLRECDAAQACSIFATALPVLPVASGVDVAAGVPHVSTARGTIAAIETAVQLTMAGEAAAVVTNPIAKSVLYEAGFGFPGHTEFLADLAGRHSGKRFMPVMMLAGPKLRAIPVTIHIPLKDVPTALTADLIIETCRITHADLKARFGIARPRLAVAGLNPHAGEDGTLGSEDKDIIHPAIEVLRAEGIDAFGPLPADTMFHDDARHRYDVAICMYHDQALIPAKALGFDDSVNVTLGLPFVRTSPDHGTAFGIAGKGIAKADSLVAALKLAADLARVDRISA
- a CDS encoding peptidylprolyl isomerase, whose translation is MFAGQNPVRAILTGAVALAIATSLPISGQAAPQQRGAPPAVASGTSEVKVLVNNEVITSGDIAKRINFMRLQHQTGDLPKLAKEQLVTELLKRQEIQRVRMSVSTTDVDASYARFAASNKMKTEQLNEVLTKTGVTPAHFKAYIAIQMSWPRVLNARFGASGKLSPDELITRMTQNKNNTSTTEYFLKQVIFVVPAAKKGTLEAKRKAEADASRAKFPGCEQAKVFAATMHDVSVRDLGRVLAPELPTQWKPLVEGATGNTTSSIVTDRGVEYLAICSKRQVSDDVAAAAVFRQEDLGKNAQGEATGNEKKYVDELRSKAQIIYR